TCTGCGACGGGCCAGCGGGACACCTGTTCGAGGTGACGCCTGCAGGACAGACCGTGTGGTCCTACGACGTGCCGCCGTTCGGTACCTCGCCCGCGGCCGCGTTCGTCTTTCGAGCGCGCCGAATCGCGCCGGACCACCCCGCGCTCCTGGACCGCATGCTGGTCTCTCGTGGTCCACTGGTGCCTTGACCCAAGGGGCACGTTCGCGCCCTCGTCACCGCTGACCGATGACGGTTCCTGTCAGGAGTCTGTCAGCTTGGTCGGTTCTGCTCTACCGAGGCTCAGAGCCGCGCACTAGCATCGACCGCATGACCAACACGAACCCCGTCGTCCTCTATCACCACCCCTTCAGCCGCGCGGCCAACGTCGTGTGGATGCTCGAAGAGCTGGGCATCCCCTACGTGCTCGAGTACGTCGACGTGCTCGCCGGCGCGCAGCACTCGGCCGAGTTCCACCAGAAGAACCCCATGGGCAAGCTGCCCACCCTGGTGGACGGCGACGCCACCGTCACCGAGAGCGCGGCCATCGGGCTGTACCTGGCGGACCGCTACTCGTACGGCGTGCTCGCCCCGAAGGTAGACGAGGCCGCGCGCGGCACCTACCTGCGCTGGAGCCTGTTCGCGCCGTCGGTCATCGAGCCCGGTTGTTATGCGCACATGTCCAAGTGGGACTACAAGCCCGGCCAGGCCGGCTGGGGCACTTACGAGAACATGCTGGCCTCGGTGGAGGAGGCCATCGGCAGCGGACCGTGGCTGCTGGGCGAGCGCTTCAGCATGGCGGACGTCATCTTCGGCGGCACCGTGCGCTACATGCTGCGCTTCAACATGATGGAGGCGCGGCCATCGTTCGCGGCCTACGCGGCCCGTCTCGACGCGCGGCCAGCGTCCATCGCGGCAGCCGCCAAGAACAACGCCATCGTGGCAGAGCACAAGCTCGGGGGCTGACGGGGCGGGAGAGGTCACAGCCGCGCGCCAGTGGCCGCGTCCACGAAGAACGCACGCGACACCCACTCCACGCCGTCGTAGTAGCCCACGTCGCCACCCACAAGCAGGGCGTCGCCGTCTGGCACGACCAAGTGGAACGATGTCCACACGTCGAGATGGCGCGCCGAGGACGCGAACGAGGGGTCCAGCGCGCCGCTCGTGGGGTCGAGCCTCGCGAGGCCTGCCGCAGGGGTTCGGACGCCGCGATACCAACGAAAGGTGCCGGCGGCATAGAGCGCGCCGTCGGCGACGGCCAGGCTCGACACCCCCCACAAGATGCCGGCCATGTCCGGCGGGCTGAAGGTGGTGTCGAGCGCGCCGCTACGCAGGTCCAGCCTCACGATGTGACCGACGTTCGCTCCTTCGTACGCGAAAAAGTCGCCGCCTGCGTAGAGCGCGGTGTCCGTCGCCACCAGGGTTCGCACGCTCCCGCCGAAGAACCCGGAGCTGGGCGACGACTGTGTCGCAGGGGCAAACAGGGCGTCGAGCTCGCCACTCACGATGTCGAGCTTGACGAGCCCCGAGCGGAACGACGACACGCCGGACGGTCCCATGTACGTCTCGAAGGCGCCTGCCACGAACAAGGAGTTCCCCGAGCGAGCCAGGGCGTTGACCGTCCTTCCAGCGCCTCCGAAGCCGACGGGCACGTCGGTTGGGCTGAACGCCAAGTCACGCTCGCCCGTGGTGCGTGAGACCTTGACCAGAGTGCGGGCGGGATCGCCACGGTAGGCGATGAAGTCGCCTCCCACGAGCAGCGAGTCGCCCGCCACGAGCAGGGTGTAGACGTTGCCGTCCACGCCGTTTGCGCGAGGCCCCGGCGGGCTGAAGCTCGTGTCGAGCTCCCCCGTGACGAGGTCCAACTTGGCGAGGCCATGGGCGGAGTCGGGTACACCCCCGTATGCGGTGAAGTTGCCTCCCACGTAGAGGGCGTCCTCCGCCACGACGAGGCTGTGGACGGGTCCGTCGAAGCCGCGGAAGCGCCCCTCGACCTCGAAGGTGGTGTCGTCGAGCCTGGTGATGGAGCTCGCGCGGCGGCCACCGTAGCCGTAGAAAGAACCCCCGACCCAGACGCGCTCCCGTGTCGCCGACACGGCCCAGACGTCTCCGTCGAAGCCACCGAGGTTGTGGCCCGGAGGCGTCAGCGTGCTCACGGTCTCGCCCGTCTCTTCGTTCAACGCAGCGAAGCCGTGGATGGCCCGGTCGAGCGTCTCGAACGAACCGACCACGTAGACCACCCCCTCTCGCACGGCGATCGACCAGACACCCCGGTCGGTGAGTTCCGCCGAGAGAGCTGGCCTGAAGGTGGACGCAGGCGCCCCGTCTTCCAGCCCGATCTTCACCAGCCCAGGAAACGACCCGCCGAAGAACGAACCACCGACGAAGAGGAATTCTCCCGAAACCGCCAATGCCGTGACGCTCCCTGACTCTGGAACGCCGAGCGAAAAGGCTGTGTGGATGTCGCCCGTGTCGAGGTCGAGTCGTGCGAAATTCCGGTTTGGCGTCGGTTCGCCTCGATAGGTGCGAAACCTGCCGCCCACGTAGATCGAGTCGCCCGCGATCGCCAATGCGCTGACTCCGTCGTCGAAGCCGTCGACGGGCAGCACGCGTGGGGTCTGGAGGGCTCCGGTGGCCGGATCGAAACGTGCGAAGTTGTGGACCCGCCCTCCATCCGAGGTGGTTAGGTCGAACCATCCGCCGACGTACAGCGAAGTCCCCGCAGCCGCGAGCGTCGACACCCCTCCTGCGTCGTCGGTCACGGCAGCCACCTCGGCCGCGAACGCCGCGTCGGACTCGCCGGTCGTGAGGTCCAGCTTGGTGAGCATCGCCTCGTTGAAGGCCGGGAACCGTCCGACGTAGAGAGCCCCCCCGAACACCGCGAGCTCACGGACGTGCCCCTCGAAGCCGGGGGGCCCCGGCGGCGGACTGAACCGCGTGTCGAGCGCACACGTCCGCGCGTCCAGCTTGGCCAGTGACCGGATGCGCTGGCCACGGTACTCCGTGAAGTCTCCGCCCACATAGGCCGCGTCGTCGGTCACCGCGATGGCAAAGACGGGCCCGTTGAAGCCCGCCCCCACGCGACAGTCGTCCGCCTCGAAGCCTGACGCATCGAGCACCACCAGCGATGCGGCGGGGTTCGTCTGTACGCCAGTGAACTCGCCGCCCACGTACCAAGAGTCGCCGGCGTGAACAGCCGCCAGCACGCGCCCTCGGAAAGACAGCCCCGGGGGCGCTTCGTGCGACTCACTGCACGAAGGCACGCACAGCGCGAGCGCCGCCAGGAGCGCCGCCGTGGAGCGCCGCGCGCGGACCCCACTCGCGAGCGAACGAGCCTCGGCTTGGTGGAGGCTTGGACCTCTCCTGACTCTGTGGGCGTGCATGGACCCTCCGCGAGAGCACTGAGGCTACCACCTTCAAGTTGGGGGTCGACGCCGTTCGTGCTCGATCGACCGGCCAGTCGTCGGTACTTTCTTTGGCTGGGATGTCGGCTCCCGTCTCCCTCGTTCGTCGTCCCCGCCAACGCGCCGCGCGGGCGCCCACCAAGGAGAACCCCATGTCCTACATCGATGGATTCGTGATCGCGGTCCCCACCGCCAACAAGCAGAAGTTCCTGGACCACGCCACGGAGGGCGACAGCCTCTTCATCGAGTTCGGCGCGCTGCGGGTGCTCGAGTGTTGGGGCGATGACGTCCCCCACGGCCAGGTCACGGACTTCTATCGCGCGGTGGGGGCGAAGGAGGACGAGACGGTGGTCTTCTCGTGGATCGAGTGGCCCGACAAGGCCACGCGCGACGCGGGCATGAAGAAGATGTTCGAGGACCCGCGCATGTCACCCGAGCTCAACCCCATGCCGTTCGACGGCAAGCGCATGATCTTCGGGGGCTTCGTGCCGCTGTTCGAGCTGAAGAAGTAGCTCGCCCTCGGAAGGGGAAGCCGGGGCACGACGGACAACGTCTCAGTAGACCGCGCTCGCCGTGAGGTCGCCCCACGCGACGCGCACCTCCGTGCCTTCGACCGCGTTCGAGCCGTTGGAGGGATTCCAGCCGCTTGGCCAGGACGTCTGGACGCCATCTACCTCGACCGTGAGATCCGCGCCGAGAACGGGGCACCCATCGGCGGTGCGCAACACGGTAATGAGCGTGTTGGCCGTGATGCCGTCCTCCGTGGGAGTCTGGACCTCCAGGGTCACCAGCTCGTCCTCACCGACCACGCGGACGTCGGCCATCCAGGTACGGTCCGCCGCCTGTGAGGTGACTTCGAGCTGGTACATCCCTGCGGCGGGTGAGTTGAACGTGATGAAATTGATGCCCCCCTGGTCGGGCGTCGCGCCCCCCGAGACGAAGATGCCATCTGCACGGACTTCGGCGTCCGGCGGAAACACCGCGTCGAGCGAGCGGCCGTCGGCGGCGCGCCGGGTCAGAATGGCAAGGGTGGGCACGCGCTCGAGTAGGCACACGGCTCCGAGGGGATCCTGGGAGCCCGTGAGCCCTTCGAAGGGAGGAGCGCTTCGCAAGCCTGCGACCCCCTCGCGCGCGAATTCGAGCTCGGCGTGGTCGAGAGGCTCATCGCGGAAGCGAAGCTCGAGCGTGGCACGATGACCGGCGGGGGCGGCGGTCAGATGCACCACTTCGATCGTGATGGCCCCGAAGGGGTTGGCAACGGCGCGATACCCGAAGCGTGGCTCGATATCTCCGGTCAGGACGGCAACGGTGAGATCGAGACTGCGGTGGTGATAGTCGTCGTCGTACGGGATCGCGCCCGCTTCGTCGGCAGCGAGCAGGAAGCTCTCGCCGAGGAAGCGAGACCTGTTCGGGGGTTCCTGAGCGCATGCCGAGAGCCATAGGACACCAAACACAACCCCCAGGGAGCGACGTCCACAACCGCCTCCGGTCCCACTCCTTGCGCCTCCCTCCATGGTGCCCTCCCTGCTGTTTGTCGGATAGTCTAGCCCTGCGCCTCGGGCACGCGCCAGTACGTGGGGATGGGCGCCGACGCGCGCGTCTTCGGGTCGAAGCCCACCATCACGACCTTCAGCTGACAGCACAGCTTGCCGTCCGCGAACACCTGCTGCTCGAGGGTCATGCTCTTCTCGCCCAGCTTCACCACGCGCGTGGTGAGCGTGACGCGCTGCCCGAAGCGGCCCTCCGATGGGTAGTCCATGCCCAGGTGCGCCAGCACGAACCAGGGGATCTCGGAGCG
The genomic region above belongs to Sandaracinaceae bacterium and contains:
- a CDS encoding glutathione S-transferase family protein yields the protein MTNTNPVVLYHHPFSRAANVVWMLEELGIPYVLEYVDVLAGAQHSAEFHQKNPMGKLPTLVDGDATVTESAAIGLYLADRYSYGVLAPKVDEAARGTYLRWSLFAPSVIEPGCYAHMSKWDYKPGQAGWGTYENMLASVEEAIGSGPWLLGERFSMADVIFGGTVRYMLRFNMMEARPSFAAYAARLDARPASIAAAAKNNAIVAEHKLGG
- a CDS encoding DUF1428 domain-containing protein; the protein is MSYIDGFVIAVPTANKQKFLDHATEGDSLFIEFGALRVLECWGDDVPHGQVTDFYRAVGAKEDETVVFSWIEWPDKATRDAGMKKMFEDPRMSPELNPMPFDGKRMIFGGFVPLFELKK
- a CDS encoding acyl-CoA thioesterase, with the protein product MSDSPKPAVVLEPVEDVIQVRFSDTDAMGHISSGSYAAFAEVGRESFFKQIPGPRSEIPWFVLAHLGMDYPSEGRFGQRVTLTTRVVKLGEKSMTLEQQVFADGKLCCQLKVVMVGFDPKTRASAPIPTYWRVPEAQG